ACGCAGGTTCTGCGCCGCATTGTCGGAGGCGCGGCCGGCTTCGCCGAGCATACGCTCGACTTCCGAGAGCGAGGCCGTCAGGCCGCCGCGCAAGCGGTTGGTGAGGTCGCCGGAGCGGCGCTCGACATTGGCAAAGCTGTTGTCGATCGTCGCATTGGCTTCCTCGCCGGCGCGGTTGATTGCTTCGCGCATGGTCGACGCTGCTTCCTCGGCGCGCTTCTCGGTATCCGAGAGCACGCGGCCGATATCGGCAAACGAAGCCTGCACGCTCTGGCGCAACGTGCCGGTGACCTGGTTGGAGCGCTGTTCGGCGCGCTCGAAGACCGTTTCGATCATACCGCCGAGGCCGCGCATGGTCTTTTCGATCTCGCCCGAACGCTGTACGAGGCCGGCTGCCAGCGTATGCAGGGCGGTCTCACGCTCTTCCAGCGTCGAGACGAGGCCGGACTGGGCGGCAGCGAGAAGCTGCGAGGCCTGGCCGAGAACCTTCGAATGGTCGTCGAAGCGGCCGATGATGCCGCCGACCTGGGCGAGCGTCTGGCCTGATATATCCGACAGGCGATCGACCTTGCCTTCGAGAAGGCGGGTCGAAGCAGAAACCATTTCGGCAGCCTTGGCGGCAGAGTCCGTGAAGCGCGTGGTCGTATCGCCGAGGCGGCTGTCGACGCCGCTCAGCTGATCGGCGGCGCGCGTCATCATCGTGGACATGGCGGCGCTGCTCTCCGACAGGCGCTGGACAAGCCCGTTGACGTTGTTCGTCAGGCTGTTTTCGATGGCGGCGACGGCATTGGCGACATTTTCGGCTCGGGCGGCAACGGCCTGGGTGAGCGCGTCATTTTCCGCTCGCAGGCGCTCTGCGCTCAGACTTGCGGCTGCGGTGATGCGGGCCGCGGCTTCCTGGCCGGCGTCGGTGTAGCGGTCGATGATCGGCCGTGCCGTTTCATCCAGGATGCGCGTCAGCTCGGTGGAGCGGCCGGCAAGCATGGAGTTCAAGTCGCGGGTGCGCTCGTCGAGCGTTGCGCGGATCGAGTTGCCGCGTGCTTCCAGCGCCTTGTCGATATCGGTGAGTGTGGTGTCGATTTCGCGGGCACGCTGCTCCAGGCTGGAGCGGATGATGCTGCTGCGGGCCTCCAGCGCGCGGTCGACCTCAGCCATGCTGGACGTGATCTGGCTGCCGGCATCCGTCAGCGTCGAACGGATGGAACTGCCATGCGCTTCCAGCGTCTGGCCGGCATCGGCGAGCGCATGATTGATGGCGCTGACCTGGCTGCTGACGATGTTTTCTGCTTCCGCCACCTTGCTGACGATGACGTTGCCGGCCTCCGAGAAGGTCTGAGCAACGGCGGCAGCCTGGCCGGCGAGGCGGCTCTGTGCCTCGGCGACGCGGTTGACGATCTGCGCGGAGCGCTCGTCCATGGCTTCGGCGAACTGCTGGCCGGTGCGGCTGAGCAGTTCCGAAGACTTGGCGGCTTCGCCATCCATGCCTTCGGCGGCTTCGGCAACGGCGTTGCGCAGGCTTGCGGCAAGACCAGCTGCCTTACCTTCGATCGTGCGGTTGACGGCATCGAGACCGACGGTCAGAGCGCGGTCCATGGTGGAGAGACGCTCTTCGATACGCGCGTTGCCGCGGTCCATCATGTCGCTCAAGGCCGAGGTCCGGCCGTCGATCGACTGGGCCATGTTCGCACTGCCACTGTCGAGCGTTTCGGTAAGCTGTGCCCGGCGGCTGTCCAGAGCCTGTGTGAGCTTGGCGCTGTGGCTGTCCAGAGCATGCGCGAGGTTGGCGCTGCTGTTGTCCAGGGCCTGGGTGAGGTTGGCGCTGCCGGCATGCAGCGCATCCGTCAGGCCGGCGGCGCGACCGTCGAAGGCTTCCGTCAGGCTGGCGGTGCGGCTGTCGAGCGCCTGGGTCAGGTTTGCGGCGCTGTTGCCGAGCGTTGCGGCGATGCGCTGGGCTGTGTCGTCGCCGATCGAACCCAGACGGGAGATGCCGTCATCCAGAAGACCGGAGAGTTGGCTGCCTGCAGCGTCGACCTTGTCGGCCACGCCACCGACGCCATCGGCAATACGGGCCTCGATGGCGGCCAGGCTGGCTTCGACGCGCGCGCCGGTCTCGGTGAAGCGGCCCGTGAGGTTATCGACGGAGTGGTCGAGATGGCCGGAGAAATCGGCGGCCGAACGCGAGATCGTGTTGGCGGCTTCCTGGAAGCGGCCGGCGATCTGGCCGGCACCTTCTCGCATGCGATCCTCGAGCGCCTGGGCGCTGCCGTCAATGGCCTGGCGGATCGCAGCTTCACGATCTTCCAGCGACATTTCGAGCATGCCGATGCTCGTCGCAACCGACGTGCCGATCGAGGTCGCCTGTTCGGAGAGCGTGTCGTTGATGAGGTTATGGGCCTCGGTCAGCGTCAGCGTGATGGCGTTGGTGCGGTCGTCAAGCGTGGTGCGGATGCGGTCATGCGCGGCTGCGAGACCGCCTTCGACGTTGCTTGCGGCATCGTTGGCAAGGGCGGCCATACGCTGCTCAGCGTCGGTAAGGCCATCCTCGATGCGGCCCGTCATGCTGCCGATGATGCCTTCCATGCGGGCGCTGCCGGCATCGAGGGCTTCGGACAGGGTGGAAGTGTGCTCGGCGAGCGCGGTTTCCAGACGTGCCTGGTTATCCGTATAGGCGGCACGGATCGCTTCCGTGCGGTCGGCAAAGGCGCCGGCAACACGCTCTTCGGCATTGGCAACGGTATCCATAATGGCGTTGCTGCGGTTTTCGAGCGCGGATTCGAAGCGGCTCTGGCCGTCATCGAGCGAAATGGCAAGCGCCATCGTCTTTTCATCGAGCGTATCGGACAGGCGGTCGGCGCTGTTCGTGACGGCATTGGCGATGGATTCGGCGCGGCTGGTGAGCGCTTCCTCGATGCGCAGCTGGCTTTCGCCGAGCGATGCAGCGATCCGGTCATGCGTGCCGGTGGCAGCATTGACGAAAGCGTCGGTGCCCGCCGTCAGCGTATCTTCCAGGCGACTCTGGCTTTCGTTCAGCGAGATGGCAAGCGCCATTGCCTTTTCGTCGAGCGTTTCGGAGAGGCGGTCATGCGTGCCCGAGACGGCATTGATCAACGCTTCCGAATGGGTCGACAGCGTATCCTCGATGCGCGACTGCGTCTCGTTCAGCGCAATGCCAAGCGCCATGGCCCGCTCGTCGAGGGTCTCGGCGAGGCGGTCATGGGTACCCGAGACGGCATTGATCAACGCTTCCGAATGGGTCGAGAGCGTATCTTCGATGCGCGACTGCGTTTCGTTCAGCGAGATGCCGAGCGCCATCGCCCTTTCATCGAGCGTATCGGCGAGACGGTCATGCGTGCTGGAAACGGCGCTGAGCAGCGCCTCCGAACGGGTCGCCAGCGTGTCGTCGATGCGGGCCTGACCTTCGTTCAGCGAGATCGCGAGCGCCATCGCCTTTTCATCGAGCGTATCGGAGAGACGGTCATGCGTGCCGGAGACGGCATCGATGATGGCCTGCGAGCGGGTCGCAAGCGTATCCTCGATATGGGCCTGACCTTCGTTCAGCGAGATCGCGAGCGCCATCGCCTTTTCATCAAGCGTATCGGAGAGGCGCTCATGCGTGCCGGAGATGGCATTGAGGAAAGACTCGGACCGGGCCGCGAACGTGTCCTCGATGCGGGCCTGGTTTTGCTTCAGCGTCTCAGAAAGGCGGTCGTTGGTGCCGGAAACGGCATTGATAAGCGATTCCGAATGGGTCGAGAGCGTGTCTTCGATGCGCGACTGCGTCTCGTTCAGCGAGATCGCGAGCGCCATCGCCTTCTCGTCGAGGGTTTCGGCGAGACGGTCATGCGTGCCCGAGACAGTA
Above is a genomic segment from Rhizobium viscosum containing:
- a CDS encoding apolipoprotein A-IV repeat region-like domain-containing protein, with the translated sequence MANNKYNESIEDKAFKALDEALQIDFGQENVPSRRGNAPHAPEANVTDPSNARNQSQEEAQRRRGRSGRTGDQQAPRAPAFAPANDASRNSPASLLKSLENGSSRPALRTAALVSILWVVIGLGLMFMLYAPQISQIRSLTDLAALPGVIAGIVGIIVPVMMFYAFAIMISRAQDMRNAARSMAEVALRLSEPETIASERIMTVGQAVRREVSAMNEGIERTIARASELETLVHSEVNALERSYADNELRVRGLVHELGSEREAIVNHADRIRSSIAGVHDQLKEELSLATEEIAIRLATSGEAFASLIDTRAAAIMEKSDSAMQSLGTLLAAKTDTLLHTLTASGLAIGNEFDNRLDALTSTINEHGERLLTQFETRASTMDASTERLNAALQERTQQLNEILVSRTREINQSLTSGERTIGGTLDDVLSRLNAALDEKGASFRQSLQSSADDAVMDLDVRSGFFEERLQTTVAQLSTAFDERVAEFTDAFDKRSGSLDTKLIESLTRINETLSGNADSIEGILNSNIERLGTSMTEQSLALATAFATGQEVLESTLSSRADEITSALSTRTGELGSALSSATSEISLALAAGTSELQNNLAARAAEFRDTLQTTTTELATAVDSGTEKVTGAFGGRAEELSGVLAARAAEITDALKMAHTGIDSVMAERGGALIGALADHHSRFDEALASRSEAIINTVSGTHDRLAETLDEKAMALAISLNETQSRIEDTLSTHSESLINAVSGTNDRLSETLKQNQARIEDTFAARSESFLNAISGTHERLSDTLDEKAMALAISLNEGQAHIEDTLATRSQAIIDAVSGTHDRLSDTLDEKAMALAISLNEGQARIDDTLATRSEALLSAVSSTHDRLADTLDERAMALGISLNETQSRIEDTLSTHSEALINAVSGTHDRLAETLDERAMALGIALNETQSRIEDTLSTHSEALINAVSGTHDRLSETLDEKAMALAISLNESQSRLEDTLTAGTDAFVNAATGTHDRIAASLGESQLRIEEALTSRAESIANAVTNSADRLSDTLDEKTMALAISLDDGQSRFESALENRSNAIMDTVANAEERVAGAFADRTEAIRAAYTDNQARLETALAEHTSTLSEALDAGSARMEGIIGSMTGRIEDGLTDAEQRMAALANDAASNVEGGLAAAHDRIRTTLDDRTNAITLTLTEAHNLINDTLSEQATSIGTSVATSIGMLEMSLEDREAAIRQAIDGSAQALEDRMREGAGQIAGRFQEAANTISRSAADFSGHLDHSVDNLTGRFTETGARVEASLAAIEARIADGVGGVADKVDAAGSQLSGLLDDGISRLGSIGDDTAQRIAATLGNSAANLTQALDSRTASLTEAFDGRAAGLTDALHAGSANLTQALDNSSANLAHALDSHSAKLTQALDSRRAQLTETLDSGSANMAQSIDGRTSALSDMMDRGNARIEERLSTMDRALTVGLDAVNRTIEGKAAGLAASLRNAVAEAAEGMDGEAAKSSELLSRTGQQFAEAMDERSAQIVNRVAEAQSRLAGQAAAVAQTFSEAGNVIVSKVAEAENIVSSQVSAINHALADAGQTLEAHGSSIRSTLTDAGSQITSSMAEVDRALEARSSIIRSSLEQRAREIDTTLTDIDKALEARGNSIRATLDERTRDLNSMLAGRSTELTRILDETARPIIDRYTDAGQEAAARITAAASLSAERLRAENDALTQAVAARAENVANAVAAIENSLTNNVNGLVQRLSESSAAMSTMMTRAADQLSGVDSRLGDTTTRFTDSAAKAAEMVSASTRLLEGKVDRLSDISGQTLAQVGGIIGRFDDHSKVLGQASQLLAAAQSGLVSTLEERETALHTLAAGLVQRSGEIEKTMRGLGGMIETVFERAEQRSNQVTGTLRQSVQASFADIGRVLSDTEKRAEEAASTMREAINRAGEEANATIDNSFANVERRSGDLTNRLRGGLTASLSEVERMLGEAGRASDNAAQNLRESLRDAIDDAVGRFSGATEEIRRSATDIRNELDATRADLKRGAFDLPEEAKESASAMRRAVAEQIKALQDISQIVGRSSQRLEISEPVARTLAQAEPAPRVTQPVIPTAPAPQPAPTARQSIESMGLRGTIAPTPASAPAPQRPVAQAPQPAPAPQVRQEAPRTEATSGGWISDLLRGASRDEAEEAPRAPARPAAEAAAPAPAPAQRANDARNPRHVVESLNSLSVDIARAIDHDASVDLWRRYQRGERDVFTRRLYTLKGQQTFDEIKRKYDREPEFRTAVDRYIGDFEKLLADVARTDPNRTVTQSYLTSDTGKVYTMLAHAAGRLN